In a single window of the Rhodamnia argentea isolate NSW1041297 chromosome 2, ASM2092103v1, whole genome shotgun sequence genome:
- the LOC115737291 gene encoding VQ motif-containing protein 11-like, with amino-acid sequence MASNTNMQGYGSDPASPHTTFVQADPSNFRAIVQRLTGAPEDPSAHKLPLTLPSRLTPKPPPAASVSDAGLRRPAFKLHERRQRKLDMIQLNNHKNIGFYADTKHVLASPPPPPASSLSPTWLRQYGKRGGEAVMVSPVSPLDLFGRASPRTPTPTTPTLLSPREEEEAEERAIAEKGFYLRPSTPRQAEPELLPLFPLHSPSDQDRPS; translated from the coding sequence ATGGCTTCGAACACCAACATGCAGGGCTACGGATCCGACCCGGCATCGCCCCACACGACCTTCGTCCAGGCCGACCCGTCGAACTTCCGGGCCATAGTCCAGAGGCTGACCGGTGCTCCCGAAGACCCTTCCGCCCACAAGCTCCCCCTCACCCTCCCTTCTAGGCTCACCCCCAAGCCGCCACCGGCGGCCTCCGTCTCGGACGCGGGGCTCCGGCGGCCCGCCTTCAAGCTCCACGAGCGGAGGCAGAGGAAGCTCGACATGATCCAGCTCAACAACCACAAGAACATCGGGTTCTACGCGGACACCAAGCACGTCCTCGCTTCCCCGCCACCTCCTCCCGCTTCGTCCCTCTCTCCGACGTGGCTGAGACAGTACGGGAAAAGAGGCGGCGAGGCGGTGATGGTGTCGCCGGTGTCGCCGCTGGATCTGTTCGGGAGGGCGAGCCCAAGGACGCCGACGCCGACGACCCCGACATTGCTGTCGCCGcgcgaagaggaagaagccgAGGAGAGAGCGATTGCGGAGAAAGGGTTCTACTTGCGCCCGAGCACTCCGAGACAAGCCGAGCCTGAGCTGCTTCCCCTCTTCCCTCTGCACTCTCCTAGCGACCAAGATCGTCCCTCATAA